The following are encoded together in the Xanthomonas vesicatoria ATCC 35937 genome:
- a CDS encoding TIGR00266 family protein: MAQWYFHVPGQADRIGPLDDASARVHAQRQPDALAWRDGLDGWTPARQLAELQGAGSAPPPLGSSASAGRADEIDYRIVGNDMQFVEVELDPGESAIAEAGALMYKDSAVQMDTVFGDGSHDGQGGSSGGLMGKLLSAGKRVVTGESMFTTVFTHAGSGKAKVAFAAPYPGTVLALRLSAHGGRLICQKDSFLAGARGVSLGIAFQKKILTGLFGGEGFIMQKLEGDGWVFVHAGGTVVERELAPGERIDVDTGCVVAYHAGVDMDVRRVAGLKSMFFGGEGVFLATLTGPGKVWLQSLPFSRMAGRMLQAAPQTGGQQRGEGSVLGGLGRLLDGDNRF; encoded by the coding sequence ATGGCCCAGTGGTATTTCCATGTTCCCGGACAGGCCGACCGCATCGGCCCGCTGGACGATGCCAGCGCCCGCGTGCACGCCCAGCGCCAACCCGACGCACTGGCCTGGCGCGATGGACTCGATGGCTGGACGCCGGCCCGTCAGCTGGCCGAGCTGCAGGGCGCCGGCAGCGCACCGCCGCCGCTCGGCAGCAGTGCCAGCGCCGGGCGCGCCGATGAGATCGACTACCGCATCGTCGGCAACGACATGCAGTTTGTCGAAGTGGAACTGGACCCGGGCGAGAGCGCCATCGCCGAGGCCGGGGCGCTGATGTACAAAGATTCGGCGGTGCAGATGGACACCGTGTTCGGCGACGGCTCGCACGATGGTCAGGGCGGCAGCAGCGGCGGGCTGATGGGCAAGTTGCTCTCGGCCGGCAAGCGCGTGGTCACCGGCGAAAGCATGTTCACCACCGTGTTCACCCATGCCGGCAGCGGCAAGGCCAAGGTAGCCTTCGCCGCGCCCTACCCCGGCACGGTGCTGGCGCTGCGGCTGTCCGCGCACGGCGGGCGCCTGATCTGCCAGAAGGACAGCTTCCTGGCCGGCGCGCGCGGCGTGTCGTTAGGCATCGCCTTCCAGAAGAAGATCCTCACCGGCCTGTTCGGCGGCGAGGGCTTCATCATGCAAAAACTCGAAGGCGACGGCTGGGTGTTCGTGCATGCCGGCGGCACCGTGGTGGAACGCGAGCTCGCCCCCGGTGAGCGCATCGACGTGGACACCGGCTGCGTGGTCGCCTATCACGCCGGCGTGGACATGGACGTGCGCCGCGTGGCCGGATTGAAGAGCATGTTCTTCGGCGGCGAGGGCGTGTTCCTGGCCACACTCACCGGCCCCGGCAAGGTGTGGCTGCAATCGCTGCCGTTCTCGCGCATGGCCGGCCGGATGCTGCAGGCCGCCCCGCAAACCGGCGGGCAGCAGCGCGGCGAAGGTTCGGTGCTCGGCGGCCTGGGACGGCTGCTGGATGGCGATAACCGGTTTTGA
- a CDS encoding patatin-like phospholipase family protein, whose product MTALRRPRSLALLSMLGLLSACGGEPRPATPAPVVQAPTAAAVKPVKIGIALGGGAVKGFAHIGVIKMLEANGFAPVVVSGTSAGSVVGALYASGMDAFEMQEKAVALDQTSIRDVRLFSGGLVQGQKLQDYVNDQVGGKPIEKLRKPFAAVATRLEDGERTVFVRGNAGQAVRASSSIPGVFEPVTIGKFHFVDGGVVSPVPVDAARQLGAEFVVAVDISSKASGKNPGDLMGTVNQSISIMGQRLGEAELKRADVVVRPKVNDIGSADFNQRSVAILEGERAAMAVMPQIRAKIAQLQAARSSATRNAADQAAAAKQQAYQRCLEQRSRWQKLRGKDEECVAP is encoded by the coding sequence ATGACCGCGCTCCGCCGCCCCCGCTCGCTTGCCCTGTTGTCCATGCTCGGTCTGCTCTCGGCCTGCGGTGGCGAACCACGCCCGGCAACGCCTGCGCCGGTAGTGCAGGCGCCTACGGCCGCTGCGGTCAAACCGGTAAAGATCGGCATCGCGCTCGGCGGCGGTGCGGTCAAGGGTTTTGCGCATATCGGCGTGATCAAGATGCTCGAGGCCAATGGGTTTGCACCCGTGGTTGTGTCCGGTACCAGCGCCGGCAGCGTGGTCGGTGCGTTGTATGCCAGCGGCATGGACGCCTTCGAAATGCAGGAAAAAGCGGTGGCGCTCGACCAGACCAGCATCCGCGATGTGCGGCTGTTCTCCGGTGGCCTGGTGCAGGGCCAGAAGCTGCAGGACTACGTCAACGACCAAGTCGGCGGCAAGCCCATCGAGAAGTTGCGCAAGCCGTTCGCAGCCGTGGCCACGCGTCTGGAAGACGGTGAGCGCACCGTGTTCGTGCGCGGTAACGCCGGCCAGGCGGTACGTGCATCCAGCAGCATTCCCGGTGTGTTCGAGCCGGTAACCATCGGCAAGTTCCATTTTGTCGACGGCGGCGTGGTCAGCCCGGTGCCGGTAGATGCCGCGCGTCAGCTCGGTGCCGAGTTCGTGGTGGCGGTGGATATCTCCAGCAAGGCCAGCGGCAAGAATCCTGGCGATTTGATGGGCACGGTGAACCAGTCGATCTCGATCATGGGCCAGCGTCTTGGCGAAGCCGAGCTGAAACGTGCCGATGTGGTGGTGCGTCCCAAGGTCAACGATATCGGCTCGGCCGATTTCAATCAGCGCAGTGTCGCCATCCTGGAAGGCGAACGCGCCGCGATGGCGGTGATGCCGCAGATCCGCGCCAAGATCGCGCAGCTGCAGGCCGCGCGCAGCAGTGCCACGCGCAATGCAGCCGACCAGGCTGCGGCGGCAAAACAGCAGGCCTACCAGCGCTGCCTGGAACAACGTTCGCGCTGGCAGAAATTGCGCGGCAAGGATGAGGAATGCGTGGCGCCGTAA
- a CDS encoding aminotransferase class V-fold PLP-dependent enzyme yields the protein MSSSSLPSSLPTPVAWEHRHHAFALPDEVIHLDAASRGPLLAAVQTVAHQAVDAMATPWRLPFDAWLHDIERLRGLAAGLFDNDVDAVALLPSAAHGLATAARNLPLHRGEAVLLLDGQFPSNLLIWQRRCTEIGARLVAVPTTAGTVLTDAVLEAVERTAALRIVSLPHAYWLDGRQLDLDRISAAVHARGAALVLDLSQSLGVLPTDLPRWKPEFVVSVGHKWLLGPMGLAWLWVAPHWRTHGVPIEEHWIGRDAGSSWEFPVAQAPAYRDGARRFDAGGVADPLRIAMATAALQQVTAWQPARIATALGTLTAQWDAALTARGFGHWCIPGHAPHLTALQPPATQLDAVAKIFGEQGAVCTRRHGRLRIAPHVGVAEGALLRLIAALPDK from the coding sequence ATGTCATCGTCTTCGCTGCCCAGTTCGCTCCCCACCCCCGTCGCCTGGGAACATCGGCACCACGCGTTTGCGCTGCCCGATGAGGTCATCCATCTGGATGCTGCCTCGCGCGGGCCATTGCTGGCAGCGGTGCAGACCGTGGCGCATCAGGCAGTCGATGCGATGGCCACGCCATGGCGGTTGCCATTCGACGCATGGCTGCACGACATCGAGCGGCTGCGCGGCCTGGCCGCCGGCCTATTCGACAACGATGTCGATGCGGTGGCATTGCTGCCGTCGGCCGCGCATGGCCTGGCCACGGCCGCACGCAATCTGCCACTGCATCGCGGCGAGGCAGTGCTGCTGCTGGACGGGCAGTTCCCATCGAACCTGCTGATCTGGCAACGGCGCTGCACCGAGATCGGCGCACGCCTCGTGGCGGTGCCGACCACTGCCGGCACCGTGCTGACCGATGCGGTGCTGGAAGCGGTGGAACGCACGGCTGCGCTGCGCATCGTCAGCCTGCCGCACGCGTACTGGCTGGACGGGCGGCAGCTTGACCTGGACAGGATCAGCGCCGCCGTCCATGCGCGCGGCGCGGCGCTGGTGCTGGATCTGAGCCAGAGCTTGGGCGTGCTGCCGACCGACCTGCCGCGCTGGAAGCCGGAGTTCGTGGTCAGCGTGGGACATAAGTGGTTACTTGGGCCGATGGGGCTCGCCTGGCTGTGGGTGGCGCCGCACTGGCGCACGCACGGCGTGCCGATCGAAGAACACTGGATCGGCCGTGATGCCGGCAGCAGTTGGGAGTTTCCGGTGGCGCAGGCGCCGGCCTATCGCGACGGGGCACGGCGGTTCGATGCCGGTGGCGTTGCTGACCCCTTGCGCATCGCGATGGCGACAGCCGCCTTGCAGCAGGTGACGGCCTGGCAACCTGCGCGTATCGCCACGGCGCTCGGCACATTGACCGCGCAGTGGGATGCGGCGCTAACCGCGCGCGGGTTCGGCCATTGGTGCATCCCCGGTCATGCGCCGCATCTGACCGCATTGCAGCCGCCGGCCACCCAGCTGGATGCGGTGGCGAAGATCTTCGGCGAACAGGGGGCGGTCTGCACACGGCGGCACGGGCGTCTACGTATCGCACCCCACGTGGGTGTTGCCGAGGGAGCGCTCCTGCGCTTGATTGCTGCGCTGCCGGACAAATAA
- a CDS encoding DesA family fatty acid desaturase produces the protein MLSDPIIDFLTSGVAGLGVWGMLAVLLVFTQLTIFAVTLYLHRSQAHRGVDFHPVVAHFFRFWTWLTTSMITREWVAIHRKHHAKVETEEDPHSPQTKGIKQVFWRGVELYREARAQRADIEQYGNGAPSDWIERHLYTPHANAGPIALLVLNGVLFGLPGIALWAIQMAWIPFWAAGVVNGLGHWWGYRNFESADTSTNLTPWALWIGGEELHNNHHAFPSSARFSMRRWELDIGWIAIRGLQAVGLAKVLRVAPSLDIRPNIAVPDADTLKALLSHRFQAMTDYQRNVLKPALREEAATTGAKLRELLPRRLRKGLVDDGRWLKPDARAQLQAWVAQRPRMRTLIEYRARLTAVLEARSHDASERLKQLQQWCHEAEASGNAALQAYAARLKGYALSGA, from the coding sequence ATGCTGTCCGACCCGATCATCGACTTCCTGACGTCCGGCGTGGCCGGCCTGGGTGTGTGGGGCATGCTGGCGGTGCTGCTGGTGTTCACCCAACTCACCATCTTTGCGGTGACCTTGTACCTGCATCGTAGCCAGGCGCACCGCGGCGTGGATTTCCATCCGGTGGTAGCGCACTTCTTCCGCTTCTGGACCTGGCTCACTACCTCGATGATCACCCGCGAATGGGTGGCGATCCATCGCAAGCACCACGCCAAGGTCGAGACCGAGGAAGACCCGCATAGCCCGCAGACCAAGGGCATCAAGCAGGTGTTCTGGCGCGGCGTGGAGCTGTATCGCGAAGCACGCGCGCAGCGCGCCGATATCGAGCAATACGGCAACGGTGCGCCCAGCGACTGGATCGAGCGGCATCTGTATACCCCGCACGCCAATGCCGGCCCGATCGCGCTGCTGGTGCTCAACGGTGTGCTGTTTGGCTTGCCCGGCATTGCGCTATGGGCAATCCAGATGGCGTGGATTCCGTTCTGGGCCGCCGGCGTGGTCAATGGCCTGGGCCATTGGTGGGGCTATCGCAATTTCGAATCCGCCGACACCTCCACCAACCTCACGCCGTGGGCGCTGTGGATCGGTGGTGAAGAACTGCACAACAACCATCACGCGTTCCCGAGTTCGGCACGGTTTTCGATGCGGCGTTGGGAGCTGGATATCGGCTGGATCGCGATTCGCGGGTTGCAGGCCGTGGGGCTGGCCAAGGTGCTGCGGGTGGCGCCGTCGCTGGATATCCGCCCCAATATCGCCGTGCCCGATGCCGATACGCTGAAGGCGCTGCTGTCGCATCGCTTCCAGGCCATGACCGATTACCAGCGCAACGTGCTCAAGCCGGCCTTGCGTGAAGAGGCCGCTACGACCGGCGCCAAGTTGCGCGAGTTGTTGCCGCGGCGGTTACGTAAGGGTCTGGTCGATGACGGGCGCTGGCTCAAGCCGGATGCGCGCGCGCAGTTGCAGGCCTGGGTGGCGCAGCGTCCGCGCATGCGCACGCTGATCGAGTACCGCGCGCGCCTGACCGCGGTGCTGGAAGCGCGCAGCCATGATGCATCCGAGCGTCTCAAGCAGTTGCAGCAGTGGTGCCATGAGGCCGAAGCCAGCGGCAACGCCGCGCTGCAAGCATACGCGGCGCGGCTCAAGGGTTATGCGCTGAGTGGCGCGTAA
- a CDS encoding ABC transporter ATP-binding protein, with the protein MPVATAAADPFADAPALIELDHASVMRGQVRVLHALRLRIALGQHTAILGPNGCGKSSFIKLITRELYPLARGDGQPAVKVLGQARWQVDRLRSQLGIVTGDLSVNLADMPGLDVESAVLSGFFASYVVPPHREISDDMRARAREALALARALPLLDRPYAELSAGETRRVLIARALVNRPQALLLDEPSTGLDVVARRHLLDTLRDLARQGITLVLVTHHIEEIVPEIGRVILLRAGKVVADGPRDALLTDASLSATFDGPVRVHRDGERYWATVGE; encoded by the coding sequence ATGCCTGTTGCCACCGCTGCTGCCGATCCTTTTGCCGATGCGCCCGCGCTGATCGAACTCGACCACGCAAGTGTGATGCGCGGCCAGGTCCGCGTATTGCATGCGTTGCGTTTGCGTATCGCACTTGGCCAGCACACCGCCATCCTTGGCCCCAATGGCTGCGGTAAATCGTCTTTCATCAAGCTCATCACGCGCGAGCTATATCCGTTGGCGCGTGGCGATGGTCAGCCTGCGGTGAAGGTGCTGGGGCAGGCACGCTGGCAGGTGGACCGGTTGCGCTCGCAGTTGGGGATCGTCACCGGCGATCTGAGCGTCAATCTGGCCGACATGCCGGGACTGGATGTCGAAAGCGCGGTGCTGTCGGGTTTCTTTGCCAGCTACGTGGTGCCGCCGCATCGCGAGATCAGCGACGACATGCGCGCACGGGCACGTGAGGCGTTGGCACTGGCACGCGCCTTGCCGTTGCTGGATCGCCCGTACGCCGAGTTGTCGGCCGGCGAGACCCGCCGCGTGCTGATCGCGCGCGCCCTGGTCAACCGCCCGCAGGCGCTGTTGCTGGACGAGCCGTCCACCGGCCTGGACGTGGTCGCGCGCCGGCACCTGCTCGACACCTTGCGCGACCTTGCCCGGCAAGGCATCACACTGGTGCTGGTGACCCATCACATCGAAGAGATCGTGCCGGAAATCGGGCGGGTGATTCTGCTGCGCGCCGGCAAGGTGGTCGCCGACGGCCCGCGCGATGCCTTGCTGACCGATGCCAGCCTGTCGGCAACGTTCGACGGGCCGGTGCGCGTACACCGCGATGGCGAACGCTACTGGGCGACGGTCGGCGAATAA
- a CDS encoding glycine betaine ABC transporter substrate-binding protein: MMARVLAAMLLLICSLGVQAAPVTIGSKNFTEAVILGEIATAAGRRDGVDVQHRAQLGGTRILWRALETGQIDAYAEYTGTLAQELLQLPKASHAELRAALDARGLAMTESLGFQDTYAFGMRRARAQALGIASLSDLARHPALKIGLSNEFMQRADGWPGVRAAYGLPQAATGLDHDLAYRALESGAIEVTDLYSTDAEIPYYQLQVLRDDRQYFPEYQAVFLYRKDLAQRAPAMLKTLQGLQGRIDEATMQRLNAQVKLQRQSEAAVAAQWLGVAATAHADSRIGRLLGHTREHLALVGISLGLALLIALPLGVLAARRPRLGQVVLSLTGVLQTLPSLAVFVFMIPLFGIGAKPAIAALFLYSLLPIVRNTHAGLTSIPRELRQTAEAIGLPAWTRLWRVELPLARRTIVAGIQTAAVINVGTATLGALIGAGGYGQPILTGIRLDDIGLILEGAIPAAVLALLVQAAFEGLERWATPRGLRLSQRG, from the coding sequence ATGATGGCGCGTGTCCTTGCGGCAATGCTGCTGCTGATCTGCAGCCTCGGCGTGCAGGCCGCGCCGGTGACCATCGGCTCGAAGAACTTCACCGAGGCGGTCATCCTGGGCGAAATCGCCACCGCTGCCGGTCGGCGGGACGGCGTGGACGTCCAACACCGCGCCCAGCTCGGCGGCACACGCATCCTGTGGCGCGCGCTGGAAACCGGCCAGATCGATGCCTACGCCGAATACACCGGCACCCTGGCGCAGGAATTGCTGCAGTTGCCAAAGGCCAGCCACGCCGAGCTACGCGCGGCGCTGGACGCGCGCGGTCTGGCGATGACCGAGTCGTTGGGGTTCCAGGACACCTACGCATTCGGCATGCGTCGCGCGCGCGCGCAGGCGCTGGGCATCGCATCGCTTTCGGATCTGGCACGCCACCCGGCACTGAAGATCGGCTTGAGCAATGAATTCATGCAGCGCGCCGACGGCTGGCCTGGCGTGCGTGCGGCCTACGGCTTACCGCAGGCCGCCACCGGGCTGGATCACGATCTGGCCTACCGCGCGCTGGAAAGCGGAGCGATCGAGGTCACCGACCTGTACAGCACCGATGCGGAGATTCCGTATTACCAGCTGCAGGTGCTGCGCGACGACCGCCAGTATTTCCCGGAGTACCAGGCGGTATTTTTGTATCGCAAGGACCTGGCGCAGCGCGCACCGGCAATGCTCAAGACCTTGCAGGGCCTGCAGGGACGCATCGACGAAGCCACCATGCAGCGGCTCAATGCGCAGGTGAAACTGCAGCGACAGTCCGAGGCGGCGGTTGCCGCCCAATGGCTGGGCGTTGCGGCCACGGCACACGCGGATTCGCGCATCGGCCGGTTGCTGGGCCACACCCGCGAGCACCTGGCACTGGTCGGCATCTCGCTGGGTCTGGCCTTGCTGATCGCACTGCCTTTGGGCGTGCTCGCAGCGCGGCGGCCGCGGCTGGGCCAGGTGGTGTTGTCGTTGACCGGCGTGCTGCAGACCCTGCCCTCGCTGGCCGTGTTCGTCTTCATGATCCCGTTGTTCGGCATTGGCGCAAAGCCGGCAATTGCCGCGTTGTTTCTGTATAGCCTGCTGCCGATCGTGCGCAATACCCATGCCGGGCTCACGTCGATTCCGCGCGAGCTACGCCAGACCGCCGAAGCGATCGGCTTGCCGGCCTGGACGCGGCTGTGGCGTGTGGAATTGCCGCTGGCCCGCCGCACGATTGTGGCGGGCATCCAAACCGCCGCGGTGATCAACGTGGGCACCGCCACGCTGGGTGCGCTAATCGGCGCCGGTGGCTATGGTCAGCCGATTCTCACCGGCATCCGCCTAGACGATATCGGATTGATTCTGGAAGGCGCGATTCCCGCCGCCGTCCTCGCCCTGCTGGTGCAGGCGGCATTCGAAGGGCTGGAGCGTTGGGCAACCCCGCGCGGCCTGCGGCTCAGCCAGCGCGGCTGA
- a CDS encoding ATP-binding cassette domain-containing protein — protein sequence MFTLDQVSRRYGQAVALDAVSLDFASGITTALIGPSGAGKSTVLRMLVGLEWPDSGTVAFDGVPLARASLQVQRQRIGYVIQEGGLFPHLDARRNVVLLAQTLGWTRQRIDARLESLCTLCQLPPALLARYPAELSGGQRQRMGLIRALMLDPPALLLDEPLGALDPIVRYDLQAQMRALFAQLGKTVVLVTHDVAEAAYLADTLVLMRDGRVVQQGSARELIEQPAEPFVQRFLTAQRSIGDAA from the coding sequence ATGTTTACTCTCGACCAGGTCAGCCGCCGCTACGGCCAGGCCGTCGCCCTCGATGCGGTCTCGCTTGATTTCGCCAGCGGCATTACGACCGCGTTGATCGGCCCCAGTGGTGCGGGCAAGTCCACCGTGTTGCGCATGCTGGTGGGGCTGGAGTGGCCTGACAGCGGCACGGTCGCCTTCGATGGGGTGCCATTGGCGCGCGCCAGCCTGCAGGTGCAACGCCAACGCATTGGGTATGTGATCCAGGAAGGTGGGCTGTTTCCGCATCTGGATGCACGCCGCAATGTGGTGCTGCTGGCGCAGACCCTGGGCTGGACGCGGCAACGCATCGACGCCCGCTTGGAAAGTCTGTGCACGCTGTGCCAGTTGCCGCCGGCGTTGCTGGCGCGTTATCCGGCCGAACTCTCCGGCGGGCAGCGTCAACGCATGGGCCTGATTCGCGCGCTAATGCTGGACCCGCCCGCATTGCTGCTGGACGAACCACTGGGCGCGCTCGACCCGATCGTGCGTTACGACCTGCAGGCGCAGATGCGCGCGCTGTTCGCGCAGCTCGGCAAGACCGTGGTACTGGTCACCCACGATGTCGCCGAAGCGGCCTATCTGGCCGACACCCTGGTGCTGATGCGCGATGGCCGCGTGGTGCAGCAGGGCAGTGCGCGCGAGCTGATCGAGCAGCCGGCCGAGCCGTTCGTGCAGCGGTTTCTGACTGCACAACGCAGCATCGGCGACGCCGCATGA
- a CDS encoding TonB-dependent siderophore receptor — protein sequence MPVLTHPLTPLSVALLCALTWPAAAHADDLTDAKTLDQVTVNGAVSRAQPATTTRLPLTLQETPQSVSVIGLQRLEDESLFSIDDVMRNVTGVNVSFYDTQRPLYFARGFQITDFQVDGLPTYSGATNQEYDTVFYDRIEVIRGANGLLTGAGIPSATVNLLRKRPGKTFDASVAASAGTWDFRRMQADVNAPLTDDGRFRSRVVAAWQDRDYYYDRYHDNKMSGMAVLEGDLTDSTTLTVGYQRQDNSPVGSTWGTVPFFAADGTLANLSRSTNMAPEWTRWQRETTTAFANLEQRFGEDWLLRVNYAHTKGDVQSIRVYGTGYPAADGSGVFLRTGTGETSDARDGVDVYLSGGFSLFGRQHDMVLGGSWQDLQSTTYGVTQQYPSGWGSCINESGGSERCYRIPDIRNWDGDAPEVTYSRTGARREARTTQRGVYASTRLRLADPLSLIAGARLSTWQTRTQGFDVSGGYTGTTGRYKVSDEVTPYVGLVYDIVPDVSVYASYTEIFNPQNYRDKDNNLLAPVEGSNLEAGIKAQLLDGRAMATAAVFEAKQDNYAVRDMTQPESSLPDGTSAYIGVNGTKSRGWEMDFNGEVLPGWTVNAGYTHVKVTRAPTDAIYANLPEDYLQLSTQVRLPGAWDRLSIGGGVSWQSAVRGFNIARPTGDGSGATTPVTVVQNPYALVHFNANYRISDQWTATLAVRNAFDKTYWANLDYQNYGEPRFVSVSLRWRY from the coding sequence ATGCCTGTATTGACTCACCCACTGACCCCCTTGTCTGTTGCCCTGCTGTGCGCGTTGACCTGGCCCGCGGCTGCGCACGCTGACGACCTGACCGATGCCAAGACGCTTGACCAGGTCACCGTCAACGGCGCGGTCAGCCGCGCGCAGCCGGCCACTACCACGCGCCTGCCGCTGACGCTGCAGGAGACGCCGCAGTCGGTGAGCGTGATCGGGTTGCAGCGGCTGGAAGACGAGTCGCTTTTCAGCATCGATGATGTGATGCGGAATGTCACTGGCGTCAACGTCTCGTTCTACGACACCCAGCGCCCGCTGTATTTTGCGCGCGGTTTCCAGATCACCGACTTCCAGGTCGATGGCTTGCCCACCTACAGCGGCGCGACCAATCAGGAATACGACACGGTGTTTTACGACCGCATCGAAGTGATACGCGGCGCCAACGGCCTGCTGACCGGTGCGGGCATTCCGTCGGCCACGGTAAACCTGCTGCGCAAGCGCCCGGGCAAGACGTTCGACGCATCGGTTGCCGCAAGCGCTGGCACCTGGGATTTCCGCCGCATGCAGGCCGACGTCAATGCGCCGCTCACCGACGATGGCCGCTTCCGCAGCCGCGTGGTCGCGGCCTGGCAGGACCGCGACTACTACTACGACCGTTACCACGACAACAAGATGTCCGGCATGGCGGTGCTGGAAGGCGATCTGACCGACAGCACCACGTTGACCGTCGGCTATCAGCGCCAGGACAACAGCCCGGTCGGCTCGACCTGGGGCACGGTGCCGTTCTTCGCGGCCGATGGCACGTTGGCCAATCTGTCGCGCTCGACCAACATGGCACCGGAATGGACGCGCTGGCAGCGCGAAACCACCACCGCATTCGCCAATCTGGAACAACGCTTTGGCGAGGACTGGTTGCTGCGCGTCAACTACGCCCATACCAAGGGCGATGTGCAAAGCATTCGCGTCTACGGCACCGGCTACCCGGCCGCCGATGGCAGCGGCGTGTTCCTGCGTACCGGCACCGGCGAAACCAGCGATGCGCGTGATGGTGTGGATGTGTATCTGTCGGGCGGGTTCTCGCTGTTTGGCCGCCAGCACGATATGGTGCTGGGCGGCAGCTGGCAGGATCTGCAATCGACCACGTACGGCGTGACTCAGCAGTACCCCAGCGGCTGGGGTTCGTGCATCAACGAAAGCGGTGGCTCCGAGCGCTGCTATCGGATTCCGGACATCCGCAACTGGGATGGCGACGCACCCGAGGTGACCTACAGCCGCACCGGCGCACGCCGCGAAGCGCGCACCACCCAACGCGGCGTGTACGCCTCTACACGCCTGCGCCTGGCCGACCCGTTGTCGCTGATCGCCGGCGCGCGCCTGAGCACCTGGCAGACGCGCACCCAGGGCTTCGACGTCAGTGGCGGCTACACCGGCACCACCGGCCGTTACAAGGTCAGCGATGAAGTCACCCCATACGTGGGCTTGGTCTACGACATCGTGCCGGACGTGTCGGTCTACGCCAGCTACACCGAAATCTTCAACCCGCAGAACTACCGCGACAAGGACAACAACCTGCTCGCGCCGGTGGAAGGCTCCAATCTGGAGGCCGGCATCAAGGCGCAATTGCTCGACGGCCGCGCCATGGCCACTGCCGCCGTGTTTGAAGCCAAGCAGGACAACTACGCGGTGCGCGACATGACCCAGCCAGAATCGTCGTTGCCGGACGGCACCTCGGCCTATATCGGTGTGAACGGCACCAAGAGCCGCGGCTGGGAGATGGACTTCAATGGCGAAGTTCTGCCGGGTTGGACGGTCAATGCCGGCTACACGCACGTCAAGGTCACCCGCGCACCCACCGACGCTATTTACGCGAACCTGCCCGAAGATTATCTGCAGCTGTCCACGCAGGTGCGGCTGCCCGGCGCGTGGGATCGCCTGAGCATCGGTGGTGGTGTGAGTTGGCAAAGCGCGGTGCGCGGCTTCAACATCGCACGCCCCACCGGCGACGGCAGCGGCGCCACCACACCGGTCACCGTGGTGCAGAACCCGTATGCGTTGGTGCACTTCAACGCCAATTACCGCATCAGCGACCAGTGGACCGCCACGCTGGCGGTACGCAACGCGTTCGACAAGACCTATTGGGCCAATCTGGACTACCAGAACTACGGCGAACCGCGCTTTGTCAGCGTGTCGCTGCGCTGGCGGTATTGA
- a CDS encoding Lrp/AsnC family transcriptional regulator — protein sequence MDQQIALDRTDLRLLALLQTQGRTSNAELAVQVNLSASACLRRTQRMEAAGIIAGYGARLDARALGLGLQAFVRVQLEQHGQADIELFADGVRGWDEVVACWALTGDMDYLLQVQVRDLEHFSRFLLDRLLNATGVSDVNSSFVLRTVKAPEGLPLSHLE from the coding sequence ATGGATCAACAAATCGCTCTCGACCGCACCGATCTGCGGTTGCTCGCCCTGCTACAGACGCAGGGCCGCACCAGCAATGCCGAGCTTGCCGTGCAGGTGAATCTGTCGGCGTCGGCCTGCCTGCGGCGCACGCAACGGATGGAGGCCGCCGGCATCATCGCCGGCTATGGCGCGCGCCTGGATGCGCGCGCGCTGGGGCTGGGTCTGCAGGCCTTCGTGCGTGTGCAGCTGGAGCAGCACGGTCAGGCCGATATCGAGTTGTTTGCCGATGGCGTGCGCGGCTGGGACGAAGTGGTGGCGTGCTGGGCGCTGACGGGCGACATGGATTACTTGCTGCAGGTACAGGTGCGCGATCTGGAGCATTTTTCGCGGTTTCTCCTGGATCGCTTGCTCAACGCCACCGGCGTGTCCGATGTCAATTCCAGCTTCGTCCTACGCACGGTCAAGGCGCCCGAAGGCCTGCCTCTGTCGCATCTGGAGTAA